A part of Cannabis sativa cultivar Pink pepper isolate KNU-18-1 chromosome 6, ASM2916894v1, whole genome shotgun sequence genomic DNA contains:
- the LOC115725548 gene encoding uncharacterized protein LOC115725548 yields MDSPQSVVSPCKNSLSSEHEKQKSDCSTRTSAPISKEISVNGKDAEAVNGENSIGVLHVYIHEARDIHNICIYHKQDVYAKLCLTSDPEKAVSTTIINGGGRNPVFNEKLQLNIRTVESSLKCEIWMLSRVRNYLEDQLLGFALVPLSEVLMNNGKLEKEFSLSSTDLFHSPAGFVQLSLNYTGASPEMIMATHGTTRVQDSEISESLPSELDKIEFPDPKIVNEDEIMVSEYIQMPCNSLESDSSESLVNHEAEAEAENQLTEEVGAQVVESFSTVTAESVKLPKVDSPPSSVSTNGVSSPSVPASSESSEAPAASKSPNQEQVSALKEKNVDGKGSESDSSGGLSSDSFTKPVVSVNIEPEQKVVQQEIVEMYMKSMQQFTESLAKMKLPMDMETGKTNSENSSSDSKVQSSKNSGSRVFYGSRAFF; encoded by the coding sequence ATGGACTCCCCACAATCTGTTGTATCTCCATGCAAGAACTCACTTAGCTCTGAGCATGAGAAGCAGAAGTCTGACTGTTCCACTAGGACCTCAGCTCCTATCTCCAAGGAAATCAGTGTCAACGGAAAGGATGCTGAAGCAGTTAACGGTGAAAACTCCATTGGTGTTCTTCATGTTTACATACACGAAGCAAGGGATATTCACAACATCTGCATATACCACAAACAAGATGTTTATGCCAAGCTTTGCCTGACAAGTGATCCAGAAAAGGCTGTTTCCACCACAATCATCAATGGTGGTGGTCGGAATCCAGTCTTCAATGAGAAACTACAACTCAATATAAGAACTGTAGAGTCCTCCCTGAAATGTGAGATCTGGATGCTTAGCAGGGTGAGGAATTATCTTGAAGACCAGTTGTTGGGTTTTGCTTTGGTGCCACTGTCTGAGGTTCTAATGAACAATGGGAAGTTGGAGAAAGAGTTCTCTCTTTCTTCAACTGATCTTTTTCATTCACCAGCTGGTTTTGTTCAGCTCTCTCTCAACTACACTGGAGCTTCCCCTGAAATGATCATGGCCACTCATGGAACAACTCGTGTACAGGATTCTGAGATATCCGAGTCTCTTCCTAGTGAGTTAGACAAGATTGAGTTCCCAGATCCTAAAATTGTAAATGAAGATGAGATAATGGTTTCAGAGTACATTCAGATGCCATGCAACAGTTTGGAATCTGATAGTTCTGAGAGTTTGGTCAATCATGAGGCTGAAGCTGAGGCTGAGAATCAGCTCACTGAGGAAGTTGGAGCTCAAGTTGTCGAAAGCTTCTCAACGGTTACTGCTGAATCTGTTAAACTTCCAAAGGTTGACTCACCACCAAGCAGTGTGTCAACTAATGGAGTTTCATCTCCTTCAGTCCCTGCAAGCTCAGAGTCATCTGAAGCTCCAGCTGCATCCAAATCTCCAAATCAAGAGCAAGTTTCAGCTCTGAAAGAGAAAAATGTGGATGGTAAAGGGAGTGAGAGTGATTCCTCTGGTGGGTTGTCAAGTGATTCATTCACAAAGCCAGTTGTTTCTGTGAACATTGAGCCTGAGCAAAAGGTGGTGCAGCAGGAGATAGTAGAAATGTACATGAAGAGTATGCAGCAGTTTACTGAGTCCTTGGCAAAAATGAAGCTTCCTATGGACATGGAAACTGGAAAAACAAATTCAGAGAATTCAAGCTCTGATTCTAAAGTACAGTCATCAAAGAACAGTGGCTCCCGTGTGTTTTATGGTAGCAGAGCTTTCTTCTGA
- the LOC115725547 gene encoding protein TORNADO 1 — MATNQNLKDLQWVLAAIKSQTLSLHSISFYQSQPPAPSGCYQETENSININISKDSLSYFSEILSVLGGTAAKGGSSQSCLRNFEFHRVEWDVKQLRNLGLLLESNSNIRQLCFRRNQLSRECMFELSEILKRNRAVKEVVFSESAIGYVGAELLASALKVNDSLEEFQIWEDSIGSRGAEELSKMIEVNSTLRLLTIFDSDSITATPLISAVLARNRSMEVHVWSGEHGDKSSKVVEFVPENNTLRIYKLDVSGTCRVACALGWNSTVKSLDMTGVRLKSRWAKEFRWVLEQNQIIKEVNLSKTCLKDKGVVYVAAGLFKNKRLESLYLDGNWFRGVGVEHLLCPLSRFSSLQNQANITLKALTFGGGRTKIGRDGLAAILQFLTTNETVTRLGIYDDESLRSDDFVKIFTCLQRNASLRYLSLQGCKGVHGDLVLHTIMETLQVNPWIEEIDLARTPLQNSGRADGIHQRLGQNGKTEPEMDLDMDTLKDMPLTVPKSCRVFFCGQEYAGKSTLCNSISQNFSTSKLPYIDHVRSIVNPVEQAVKTVGMKIKTFKDEDIKISIWNLGGQHEFYSLHDLMFPGHGSASFFLIISSLFKKPSNKEPKTPVEIEEDLQYWLRFIISNSRRAVQQCMLPNVTIVLTHHDKITQPSPNLQGTVNSIQRLRDKFQGFVDFYPTVFTVDARSSASVTKLTHHLRMTSKTILQRVPRIYQLCNDLIQILSDWRSENYNKPAMKWKEFDELCQVKVPPLRVRSRHDNKEKVEMRRRAVATCLHHIGEVIYFDELGFLIMDCEWFCGDILGQLVRLDVRKQSSTERNGFISRKELEKILKRSLESQIPGMSSKVFENLDASDLVRMMLKLELCYEQDPSDPNSLLLIPSILEEGRGKPQKWQLSSPDYVYAGRHLECDDSSHMFLTPGFFPRLQVHLHNKIMGLRNQHGATYSLEKYLISININGINIRVELGGQLGYYIDVLACSTKNVTETLRLIHQLIIPAIYKLCQGITLAENILRPECVQNLTAPRYRRTQFVSLQQLKQALLSVPADGMYDYQHTWDEVSESGRQILRAGFDLARDLLSDEDFREVLHRRYHDLYNLAVELQVSPETNPDGTELQASSTGDENEKVDPSLGGIAKGLEVVLQRLKIIEQEIRDLKQEIQGLRYYEHRLLTELHRKVNYLTNYNVQVEERKVPNMFYFVKTENYSRRLVTNMISGMTALRLHMLCEFRNEMHVVEDQMGCEMMLVDNMAVKSLAPYMSKFMKLITFALKIGAHLAAGMGEMIPDLGRAVAHLSDSSLLYGAAGAAAAGAVGAAAMGRADGRNRSRYGDKRDIQQDLKTAQQWVVDFLRDRRCSTGKEIAEKFGLWRVRYRDSGQIAWICRRHMHFRAQEIIEVPV, encoded by the exons ATGGCAACAAATCAGAACCTCAAAGATCTTCAATGGGTGCTTGCTGCTATCAAATCTCAGACCCTAAGTTTACACAGCATTTCCTTCTACCAATCTCAGCCCCCAGCTCCTTCAGGTTGTTACCAAGAAACTGAGAATTCCATCAACATAAACATCTCCAAAGACAGTCTCTCATACTTCTCTGAGATTCTCTCAGTTTTGGGGGGTACAGCTGCCAAGGGTGGCAGCAGCCAATCATGTCTGAGAAACTTCGAGTTTCACAGGGTAGAATGGGATGTGAAACAGCTGAGAAATCTTGGTTTGTTGCTTGAGAGTAACTCAAACATCAGGCAACTTTGTTTCAGAAGGAACCAACTGAGTAGAGAATGTATGTTTGAGCTATCTGAGATTCTGAAGAGAAATAGAGCAGTTAAAGAGgtagttttttctgaatcagctATTGGCTATGTTGGGGCTGAGCTTCTTGCTTCTGCTCTTAAGGTGAATGATAGCTTGGAAGAGTTCCAGATATGGGAGGACTCAATCGGATCAAGAGGAGCAGAAGAGCTCTCAAAGATGATTGAAGTCAACTCAACACTGAGGCTGTTGACTATCTTTGATTCCGATTCTATCACTGCAACTCCACTTATTTCAGCAGTTTTGGCAAGAAATAGGTCTATGGAAGTTCATGTTTGGAGTGGAGAACATGGAGACAAGAGTTCAAAGGTGGTGGAATTTGTACCAGAGAACAACACACTTAGAATTTACAAGTTGGATGTCTCAGGTACCTGCAGAGTTGCCTGTGCTTTGGGGTGGAACTCAACTGTTAAGTCTCTAGACATGACCGGAGTCCGGCTCAAATCACGGTGGGCCAAGGAGTTCAGATGGGTTTTGGAACAGAACCAGATAATCAAGGAGGTTAACTTGTCAAAAACATGCTTGAAAGACAAGGGGGTTGTGTATGTAGCTGCTGGACTCTTTAAGAACAAGAGGTTAGAGAGCTTATATTTGGATGGAAACTGGTTTAGAGGAGTTGGAGTAGAACATTTACTCTGTCCATTGAGCAGGTTCTCATCCCTTCAAAACCAAGCAAATATAACTCTAAAAGCTTTGACATTTGGAGGTGGTAGAACCAAGATTGGAAGAGATGGGCTTGCAGCCATATTACAGTTTCTGACAACCAATGAAACTGTGACTAGATTAGGGATATATGACGATGAGAGTTTGAGATCAGATGATTTTGTGAAAATCTTTACTTGCCTGCAGAGGAATGCCTCATTGAGATACTTGTCTTTACAAGGCTGCAAAGGGGTTCATGGAGATTTGGTACTACATACAATCATGGAGACACTACAAGTGAATCCTTGGATTGAAGAGATTGATCTTGCAAGAACACCACTGCAGAATTCCGGAAGAGCCGATGGAATTCATCAAAGGTTAGGCCAGAATGGAAAAACTGAACCTGAAATGGACTTGGATATGGACACTCTCAAGGACATGCCACTAACAGTACCTAAGAGCTGTAGAGTTTTCTTCTGTGGGCAAGAATATGCAG GAAAAAGTACACTTTGTAATTCCATATCACAAAACTTCTCCACCTCCAAACTTCCCTACATTGACCATGTAAGAAGTATAGTGAACCCAGTTGAGCAAGCGGTTAAAACAGTTGGAatgaagatcaaaaccttcaaAGATGAAGatataaaaatttcaatatggAATCTTGGTGGTCAGCATGAGTTTTATTCCCTCCATGATCTCATGTTTCCGGGACATGGAAGTGCATCCTTCTTCCTCATCATATCCAGTTTATTCAAAAAGCCAAGCAATAAAGAACCAAAGACTCCGGTAGAGATAGAAGAAGACCTTCAATATTGGCTCAGGTTCATAATCTCCAATTCAAGAAGAGCAGTCCAACAATGTATGCTACCAAATGTAACAATAGTACTCACACACCATGATAAGATCACTCAACCATCACCAAATTTGCAGGGTACAGTAAACTCAATCCAGAGATTGAGAGACAAATTCCAAGGCTTTGTCGATTTCTACCCAACTGTATTCACTGTCGATGCAAGATCATCAGCTTCGGTCACTAAACTCACGCACCATCTTCGAATGACAAGCAAGACAATTCTTCAAAGGGTACCCAGAATTTACCAGCTTTGCAATGATCTGATTCAAATACTATCAGATTGGAGATCGGAGAACTACAACAAGCCTGCTATGAAATGGAAAGAGTTTGATGAGCTTTGTCAAGTGAAGGTTCCACCACTAAGAGTTCGATCGAGGCACGACAACAAAGAGAAGGTGGAAATGAGAAGAAGGGCTGTTGCTACTTGTCTTCATCACATAGGAGAAGTAATATATTTTGATGAACTGGGATTCTTGATCATGGATTGTGAGTGGTTCTGTGGTGATATTCTTGGACAACTAGTAAGACTAGATGTGAGAAAGCAGAGTTCAACAGAGAGGAATGGATTTATCAGTAGGAAAGAGTTGGAGAAGATTTTAAAGAGAAGTTTGGAAAGCCAGATTCCTGGAATGAGCTCTAAGGTGTTCGAAAACTTAGATGCAAGTGACCTTGTGAGAATGATGCTTAAACTGGAACTGTGCTATGAACAAGACCCGTCTGATCCGAATTCATTGCTACTCATTCCCTCAATTCTTGAAGAAGGCAGAGGAAAACCTCAGAAATGGCAATTAAGCAGCCCTGACTATGTTTATGCTGGGAGGCATCTCGAGTGTGATGATTCAAGCCATATGTTTCTCACACCAGGCTTCTTTCCTAGATTACAG GTGCATCTCCATAACAAAATTATGGGCCTAAGGAACCAGCATGGTGCTACTTACAGTCTTGAGAAGTACCTAATTTCTATAAACATAAATGGAATCAATATCAGAGTTGAGCTAGGAGGACAGCTTGGTTACTACATTGATGTGCTTGCCTGTTCCACCAAGAACGTTACAGAAACTCTTAGACTTATCCATCAGCTTATAATACCAGCCATCTATAAACTCTGCCAGGGAATCACTTTagctgaaaatattttaaggcCCGAGTGTGTCCAAAATCTGACTGCCCCGCGATACAGAAGAACTCAATTTGTTTCGCTTCAACAGTTGAAGCAGGCATTGCTTTCGGTTCCTGCAGATGGTATGTATGATTATCAGCACACTTGGGATGAAGTTTCAGAGTCTGGCAGGCAAATTCTGAGAGCTGGTTTTGATTTAGCTCGAGACCTCCTATCAGATGAAGATTTCAGGGAAGTACTCCACCGGCGATATCATGATTTGTACAACCTCGCTGTTGAACTACAAGTCTCTCCTGAAACAAACCCGGATGGGACAGAGCTGCAGGCATCGTCAACAGGTGATGAGAATGAAAAAGTTGACCCCAGTTTAGGAGGAATTGCCAAAGGATTGGAAGTAGTTTTACAGAGACTGAAGATCATTGAACAAGAGATCAGAGACTTGAAACAAGAGATTCAAGGACTGAGATACTATGAACACAGACTACTGACCGAGCTTCATCGAAAAGTAAACTACTTAACAAACTACAATGTTCAAGTAGAAGAGAGGAAAGTACCAAACATGTTTTACTTTGTTAAAACAGAAAACTACTCAAGAAGATTGGTTACCAACATGATCTCCGGCATGACAGCTCTTCGGCTGCACATGTTGTGCGAATTTCGCAATGAGATGCACGTAGTTGAGGATCAAATGGGGTGTGAAATGATGCTGGTTGATAACATGGCTGTGAAGAGTTTGGCTCcttacatgtcaaagttcatgaAATTAATAACATTTGCTCTAAAGATTGGAGCCCATTTAGCAGCTGGAATGGGAGAGATGATACCAGATTTGGGCAGGGCAGTAGCCCATCTGTCAGACTCTTCGCTTCTTTACGGAGCAGCAGGGGCTGCAGCAGCCGGGGCTGTGGGGGCTGCAGCCATGGGGCGAGCAGATGGAAGAAACAGAAGCAGGTATGGAGATAAAAGGGATATTCAACAAGATCTCAAAACAGCACAGCAGTGGGTTGTGGACTTTCTAAGGGACCGGAGATGCTCAACTGGAAAAGAAATTGCTGAGAAGTTTGGATTATGGAGAGTGAGGTACAGAGATAGTGGACAGATTGCATGGATTTGCAGGAGGCACATGCACTTTAGAGCTCAAGAAATAATCGAAGTGCCCGTATGA
- the LOC115725618 gene encoding uncharacterized protein LOC115725618 isoform X1 produces MLQVWDYKFSPSDFYRSKCVCTSVYSVIDNIKNTLSVNLLSLFRQTQFGHFLDMPEFVFHPQVVHSLLLREVFQPNPKEFWAKVAGRCIRFSAEELYLISGLDCFGDCNKLLFSQETNQLVETCFRGVKTIDHKAIEDAFLGSRWGLDESLGLKMAVLYFIQCFLLSNTPDKEVSRFDLDVVDSGRWDEYCWGRKSFELTIDSFKGRIQHGIIMKNRKAEKGGQYDGWYRALGCPWVFTVWFYECCPAMVSSFCKRVLSSIPRILNWSNTIVTKNPTLRDLKGKIFDLPLDNVIYSFFSVLFMLLIFSFSNCFNFFHIMFDYAIQLKIKNMRPTDEERQQLQLDGLFLDESIDDRGVAKQSFEAHPKLCDCVPDMLSRCMFQAMFAWCNNLNSSCKHSSSSLL; encoded by the coding sequence ATGTTGCAAGTTTGGGACTACAAATTTAGTCCTTCTGATTTTTATAGATCTAAGTGTGTATGCACCAGTGTTTATTCCGTGATAGATAATATTAAGAACACTTTATCTGTTAATTTGCTTTCTTTGTTTCGTCAAACTCAGTTTGGGCATTTTCTGGATATGCCTGAGTTTGTTTTTCATCCGCAAGTCGTACATAGTTTATTACTAAGGGAAGTTTTCCAGCCCAATCCTAAAGAGTTTTGGGCTAAGGTTGCTGGCCGTTGCATACGGTTTAGTGCCGAAGAATTATACTTGATTTCTGGATTAGATTGTTTCGGTGATtgcaacaagttgttgttttcacaggaaacaaatcaattggtagaaacatgtttccgtggtgtaaaaactattgaccacaaagccatcgaggatgcttttttgggtagtcggtggggtttggatgagtctcttggtttgaaaatggctgttttgtatttcattcagtgttttcttcttagcaatACTCCTGACAAAGAAGTGTCTAGGTTTGATCTAGATGTAGTGGATAGCGGTCGGTGGGACgagtattgttggggtaggAAATCATTCGAATTGACAATTGACTCATTCAAAGGTAGGATCCAGCATGGgattattatgaaaaataggaAGGCAGAGAAGGGAGGCCAATATGATGGCTGGTATAGGGCATTGGGATGTCCTTGGGTTTTCACGGTTTGGTTTTATGAATGCTGTCCTGCAATGGTGAGCTCTTTCTGTAAGAGAGTTTTATCTTCTATTCCAAGGATTCTGAACTGGAGCAACACCAtcgtcaccaaaaatccaactcTTCGAGACTTGAAGGGCAAGATTTTTGATTTACCTTTGGACAATGTAATTTAcagtttcttttcagttttatttatgttgttaatttttagtttttccaattgttttaatttttttcatattatgtttgattatgcTATTCAGTTGAAGATAAAAAACATGCGTCCTACTGATGAAGAGAGGCAGCAGCTTCAACTTGACGGTTTATTTCTCGATGAATCTATTGATGACCGTGGTGTAGCGAAGCAATCCTTTGAGGCACATCCCaagttgtgtgattgtgtaccggatatgttgagccgctgtatgtttcaagccatgttcgcgtggtgtaataacctgaacagtagttgtaaacattcaagttcatctcttttataa
- the LOC115725618 gene encoding uncharacterized protein LOC115725618 isoform X2, which yields MLQVWDYKFSPSDFYRSKCVCTSVYSVIDNIKNTLSVNLLSLFRQTQFGHFLDMPEFVFHPQVVHSLLLREVFQPNPKEFWAKVAGRCIRFSAEELYLISGLDCFGDCNKLLFSQETNQLVETCFRGVKTIDHKAIEDAFLGSRWGLDESLGLKMAVLYFIQCFLLSNTPDKEVSRFDLDVVDSGRWDEYCWGRKSFELTIDSFKGRIQHGIIMKNRKAEKGGQYDGWYRALGCPWVFTVWFYECCPAMVSSFCKRVLSSIPRILNWSNTIVTKNPTLRDLKGKIFDLPLDNLKIKNMRPTDEERQQLQLDGLFLDESIDDRGVAKQSFEAHPKLCDCVPDMLSRCMFQAMFAWCNNLNSSCKHSSSSLL from the exons ATGTTGCAAGTTTGGGACTACAAATTTAGTCCTTCTGATTTTTATAGATCTAAGTGTGTATGCACCAGTGTTTATTCCGTGATAGATAATATTAAGAACACTTTATCTGTTAATTTGCTTTCTTTGTTTCGTCAAACTCAGTTTGGGCATTTTCTGGATATGCCTGAGTTTGTTTTTCATCCGCAAGTCGTACATAGTTTATTACTAAGGGAAGTTTTCCAGCCCAATCCTAAAGAGTTTTGGGCTAAGGTTGCTGGCCGTTGCATACGGTTTAGTGCCGAAGAATTATACTTGATTTCTGGATTAGATTGTTTCGGTGATtgcaacaagttgttgttttcacaggaaacaaatcaattggtagaaacatgtttccgtggtgtaaaaactattgaccacaaagccatcgaggatgcttttttgggtagtcggtggggtttggatgagtctcttggtttgaaaatggctgttttgtatttcattcagtgttttcttcttagcaatACTCCTGACAAAGAAGTGTCTAGGTTTGATCTAGATGTAGTGGATAGCGGTCGGTGGGACgagtattgttggggtaggAAATCATTCGAATTGACAATTGACTCATTCAAAGGTAGGATCCAGCATGGgattattatgaaaaataggaAGGCAGAGAAGGGAGGCCAATATGATGGCTGGTATAGGGCATTGGGATGTCCTTGGGTTTTCACGGTTTGGTTTTATGAATGCTGTCCTGCAATGGTGAGCTCTTTCTGTAAGAGAGTTTTATCTTCTATTCCAAGGATTCTGAACTGGAGCAACACCAtcgtcaccaaaaatccaactcTTCGAGACTTGAAGGGCAAGATTTTTGATTTACCTTTGGACAAT TTGAAGATAAAAAACATGCGTCCTACTGATGAAGAGAGGCAGCAGCTTCAACTTGACGGTTTATTTCTCGATGAATCTATTGATGACCGTGGTGTAGCGAAGCAATCCTTTGAGGCACATCCCaagttgtgtgattgtgtaccggatatgttgagccgctgtatgtttcaagccatgttcgcgtggtgtaataacctgaacagtagttgtaaacattcaagttcatctcttttataa